In a genomic window of Tissierella sp. Yu-01:
- a CDS encoding FeoC-like transcriptional regulator, which yields MIKDVLKEIKNSKVYSKVLIGKNLNISESMVEELTSQLVRMGYIKEEMGSPTCESKCSGCAVSNCNINPIKTLSITSKGERILKN from the coding sequence ATGATAAAAGATGTACTAAAGGAAATAAAGAATTCTAAGGTTTATTCTAAGGTATTAATAGGAAAGAATTTAAATATATCTGAAAGTATGGTGGAAGAACTTACTTCTCAATTAGTAAGAATGGGTTATATTAAGGAAGAAATGGGATCCCCTACCTGTGAAAGCAAATGTAGCGGATGCGCGGTCTCAAACTGTAATATCAATCCAATCAAGACTTTAAGTATAACATCCAAGGGAGAAAGAATACTAAAAAACTAA
- a CDS encoding nicotinate phosphoribosyltransferase, which translates to MNKLDWKDRRNLTMLADYYEFTMANGYLENGMGDKIAYFDMYFRAIPDNGGFAIMAGVEQLIEYLKNLSFDDEDIAYFKSKKIFNEKFIDYLKNFQFSCDVWAIPEGTPIFPQEPLVIVRGPVVQAQLVETMILLTINHQSLIATKSNRIVRASQGRAVMEFGSRRAQGYEAAILGARAAYIAGCVGTANTIVDRDFDVPALGTMAHSWVQMFDNELEAFKAYARVYPDNCTLLVDTYNVLKEGIPNAIKCFNEVVVPAGFRPKGIRIDSGDLAYLSKESRKMLDEAGFPDCKILVSSSLDEYIIRDLLNQGAKVDSFGVGERLITARSEPVFGGVYKLTAIEEDSKILPKIKVSENVGKITTPGFKQIYRLFDRDTNIAIADVVTLHDEVIDDNKPYEIFHPLYTWKRKTVKNFYTKKLLVKIFDNGASIYQCPDVHQIRQYCAEQIELLWDEVRRFEKPHEYAVDLSYDLWSIRDRLLKEHQ; encoded by the coding sequence ATGAACAAACTAGATTGGAAAGATAGACGTAATCTTACCATGCTTGCAGACTATTATGAGTTTACCATGGCAAACGGTTACCTTGAGAATGGAATGGGTGATAAGATTGCATATTTTGATATGTACTTTAGAGCTATACCAGATAATGGTGGATTTGCTATAATGGCTGGCGTAGAACAATTAATCGAGTACTTAAAAAATCTAAGTTTCGATGACGAAGATATTGCTTATTTTAAAAGTAAAAAGATATTTAACGAAAAATTTATTGATTATCTAAAGAACTTTCAATTTTCCTGTGATGTATGGGCAATTCCAGAAGGAACTCCAATTTTCCCTCAGGAACCATTGGTAATAGTTAGAGGCCCTGTGGTACAAGCACAATTAGTTGAAACTATGATATTATTAACAATTAATCATCAATCCCTAATTGCGACAAAATCAAATCGAATTGTTAGAGCATCTCAAGGTAGAGCTGTTATGGAATTCGGATCACGAAGAGCACAAGGTTATGAGGCTGCTATCCTAGGAGCTAGAGCGGCGTATATTGCTGGGTGTGTTGGAACTGCTAATACAATAGTAGATAGAGACTTTGATGTTCCTGCCCTTGGTACTATGGCACACAGCTGGGTACAGATGTTTGATAATGAGTTGGAAGCTTTTAAAGCATATGCAAGAGTTTATCCCGATAACTGTACACTGTTAGTTGATACATATAATGTTCTTAAAGAAGGAATTCCAAATGCTATTAAGTGCTTTAATGAGGTTGTAGTGCCTGCTGGTTTCAGACCAAAAGGTATTAGAATTGATAGTGGTGACTTAGCTTATCTATCTAAAGAATCTCGAAAGATGTTAGATGAAGCTGGTTTCCCTGATTGTAAGATATTAGTATCCAGTAGTCTTGATGAATATATTATTAGGGATTTATTAAATCAAGGAGCAAAAGTAGATTCATTTGGAGTTGGAGAAAGACTTATAACAGCAAGATCAGAACCTGTTTTTGGTGGTGTATATAAATTAACTGCTATAGAAGAAGACAGTAAAATATTACCTAAAATTAAAGTAAGTGAAAATGTAGGAAAGATAACTACTCCTGGCTTTAAACAGATTTATCGTTTATTCGATAGAGATACAAATATAGCAATTGCAGATGTGGTTACATTACATGATGAAGTAATAGATGATAATAAACCTTATGAAATCTTCCACCCACTTTATACTTGGAAGAGAAAGACCGTTAAAAATTTCTATACAAAAAAACTCTTAGTTAAGATATTTGATAATGGCGCAAGTATTTACCAATGTCCTGATGTTCATCAGATTAGACAATATTGTGCTGAACAAATAGAATTATTGTGGGATGAAGTAAGAAGATTTGAAAAGCCGCATGAATATGCTGTTGACTTATCCTATGACCTATGGAGTATAAGAGATAGATTATTAAAGGAGCATCAGTAA